Genomic window (Pseudomonas hydrolytica):
GCGTTGGCGCCGCTGGCTGTGCGAACCTCCGCCCCCCGCGTTGGCCGGGGGAACTTCTTTGATGGGTTCGTGGTCAGTTGCCGTCTGTCGCGCCTTGGCGAAGAGCAGGCAATGGACCCCGCGTGGTTTCTGGCGGCCTGCCGCCCGTTCCTGGAGATTCGATGTCGCGACTGTTGCTGATCCTGTGCCTGTTGGCCGCGCTGCCGTTCTCGGTCAGCGCGCGCGTGGCCGGCCCGCCGGAGGTCGGCAGCCAGGTGCGCAGCGCGCGTGATCTGCCGACGATCCGCAGCAGTGGCGAGCTGCGCGTGCTGGTCAACCAGAGTCGCAACAGTTCGGGCGCGGTCAAGGGGCAGAGCATCGGTGTCGAGTACCATCGCCTGCGCGCCTTCGAACAGTATCTCAATCGCAATTCCCGCGATGGCCGCAGCCTCAAGCTGAAGATCATTCCCAAGGCCAAGGATCAGCTGCTCGGCGCCCTGCAGCGTGGCGAGGGCGATCTGGTGGCGCCGGGGGAGCTGCTCAATGTGCGTACCGGCCACGATGTCAGCGCCAGCATGGCGATTCGCCGCGAGGTGCCGCTGGTGTTGGTGTCGAAGCAGGGCAACCGGCATTACCGCAGCCTCGAGCAACTGGCCGGCCGCAGCCTGTCGCTGCCCACCGGTAGCGCCGTGGGTGAGGCGCTGCGACGGATCAATCAGCAGTTGGCCGACCGCAAGCTGCCTCCCATCGTCGTGGAGTGGGTGGACCCCAGCCTGGCGGTGGAGGACGTGCTGGAGATGGTTCAGGCCGGCATCTTCGAGCGCACCGCCGTGGAGCTGCCAATCGCCGAGCGCTGGGCCAAGGTGATGCCCAAGCTGCGCGTTGACAAGCATCTGGTGCTGGCGCGCGACGGCGACATGAAATGGTTCGTGCGCCCCGATGCGCCGATGCTGCGCGCCAGCATCGACCGCTTCTTCAGCGGCTATCAGGCGCCGGCCGATCAGGATGCGGCGTTCCAGCGGGTCTACCGGCGCCAGTACCGGGTGCATTCGCCGCTCGGACGCACCGAGCGACAGCGTCTGGAAAGAGTGCGTCCGGTGCTGCAGCAGCATGCCGAACAACAAGGTTTCGACTGGCTGCTGCTGGCCGCCCTGGCGTTCAAGGAGTCGACCCTCAATCCTTCGGCGCGCGGCGCCAGCGGCGCCACCGGGCTGATGCAGATCACTCCGGCGGCAGCGCGAAGCGTCGGGGTGAGCAACATCCAGAACCTCGACGGTAACGTCCAGGCCAGCAGCAAGTACCTAGCGATGATCCGCCGCAACTTCTTCAACAGCCCGCAGCTCAACGAGCGCGAACGCATGGCATTCGTCCTGGCGGGCTACAACCTGGGCCCGCAACGGGTGCAGAGCCTGCGCGCCGAGGCACGCAGGCGGGGCCTGAATCCCAATCAGTGGTTCTTCCAGGTCGAGCGTGTGGCCATGGAGCAGATGGGCATGGGCGTGGTGAGTTATGTGAATGCGGTGAATAAGTACTACCTTGCTTATGACCGTGAGCGCTATCTGCTCGAACCGCAAAGACAGCGTCTGACGGCCAACTAACTATCTATCTTTTCGATATTAATTAGCGGCTTTTTGCTGTTTTTAAATCGAATTAATTGGTTATTCTGTGCGCCATCAACTCCCACACACGAAGGAAGCGCTGTAATGAACAACCTGATCAAGAGCATCACCGCCACCCAGGCCGGCTTCGGCATCACCATCCTGCGTATCGTCGCCGGTATCACCTTCGCCGCCCATGGCGCGCAGAAGCTGTTCGGCTGGTTCGGTGGCTATGGTCTGGACGGCGTGGCGCAGTGGATGGAAAGCATCGGCCTGACGCCGGGCTACCTGATGGCACTGGGGGCCGGTAGCGCCGAATTCTTCGGCGGTGTGGCGCTGATCATCGGTCTGCTGGTACGCCCGGCTGCGGTGGTGCTGGCGGTGACCATGCTGGTGGCCATCTTCACCGTGCACTTCGCCAACGGTTTCTTCATGAGCAACAACGGTTACGAGTTCGCCCTGGCGCTGCTGGCCATCAGCGTGGCGCTGGTGTTCGAAGGGGCCGGCAAGCTGTCGGTGGATGGCAAGATCGCTCGCTGATTCGATCCGGCAACAACGAGAAGGCCCGCATATGCGGGCCTTCTTGCGTTCGGCTGCAAGCTATCAGGTCGTCGCGGCCTGCTCGGCTTTCTTCTCCTGCGCGGTGACCTGCTGGGCCAGTTCGATCATCTGCTCGCGCATCCAGCGGTTGGCCGGGTCCTGATCGTTGCTTTCGTGCCAGTACAGGTGGGTTTCCAGCGCCGGCACGTCGCCGACCGGCAGCGTCACGTGATGCAGGTGATGACGGCGGGCGAAGCGCTCCGGCACGGTGATCACCATATCGGTCTGCAGCATCACGCTGCTGGCCATCAGGTAATGCTGCGAGCGCAGGGCGATCTTGCGCTGTATGCCCATCTTGCCCAGGGCCAGATCCACGTAGCCCAGCCCGCTGCGGCGGCTGGAGATGTGGATGTGCGTCAGCGACAGGTACTCGTCGAGGCTGATCTTGTCCTTGGCCAGCGGGTGGCCCGGGCGCATGGCGCAGACGTAGCGGTCATCCAGCAGCTTGACGTGACGCACCTGCGGGTCGGTGTTGAGCGGTGCGTCGACGGCGAAGTCGAGGCGGCCGGCGGCCAGCTCCTTGGTGGTCTCGCGGCGCTTGGCCAGGAAACTCTCGATGCACACGCTCGGCGCCAGGCGGCGCAGACGCTGGAACAGCGGCGGCAGGAGGATCTGCTCGGAGAGGTCGGTCATGCTGATGCGATAGGTCTTGTTCGCCTGCAGTGGATTGAAGGTGCGGCTTTCCTGCACCGACACGCGCAGCAGCTGCAGGGCATTGCGCACCGGGCCGATGATGTTCTGCGCCATCGGCGTCGGCACCATGCCCTGGGCGGTGCGTACGAACAGCGGGTCGTTGAAGGTCTCGCGCAGGCGGGCCAGGGCATTGGAAACCGCCGGCTGGGTGATGCCGACGATCTGTCCGGCACGGGTCAGATTGGCCTCGGTGTAGATGGCGTCGAAGACGATGAAGAGGTTGAGATCCACCTTGGTCAGGTTCATGCCGGATGTGCTCCAGGGCTGTCGATATCAGTCGATCATATATCGGTTATGAATGTTCATACACGCGGAAAATAGGTTCGATAAATCTTAAGCGCTGTTCTAGCATCATTTCTACAACCGCACACCAAGAAGGTAGCCCCATGGATTTTGCCTATTCCCCCAAGGTTCAAGAGCTGCGTGAACGCGTCACCGCGTTCATGGAGGCCTATGTCTACCCGGCCGAAGCGGTGTTCGAGCAGCAGGTGGCCGAGGGCGACCGCTGGCAGCCGACCGCGATCATGGAAGAGCTGAAAAGCAAGGCCAAGGCCGAAGGCCTGTGGAACCTGTTTCTGCCCGAATCGGACTACGGTGCGGGCCTGACCAACACCGAATACGCGCCGCTGGCGGAAATCATGGGGCGCTCGCTGATCGGCCCGGAGCCGTTCAACTGCGCCGCGCCGGACACCGGCAACATGGAGGTGCTGGTGCGCTACGGCAACGAAGCGCAGAAACAGCAGTGGCTGGAACCGCTGCTGTCCGGCGAGATCCGCTCCGCCTTCGCCATGACCGAGCCGGGCGTGGCCTCGAGCGACGCCACCAACATGCAGGCCAACGCTCGCCGCGAAGGTGACGAGTGGGTGATCAACGGCCGCAAGTGGTGGACCTCCGGCGCCTGCGACCCGCGCTGCAAGGTGATGATCTTCATGGGCCTGACCAACCCGGATGCGCCGCGCCACCAGCAGCACTCGATGATTCTGGTGCCGATGGATGCGCCCGGGGTGACCGTGCTGCGCCCGCTGCCGGTGTTCGGCTATGACGATGCGCCGCACGGCCACGCCGAGGTGCTGTTCGAGAACGTGCGCG
Coding sequences:
- a CDS encoding DoxX family protein, which produces MNNLIKSITATQAGFGITILRIVAGITFAAHGAQKLFGWFGGYGLDGVAQWMESIGLTPGYLMALGAGSAEFFGGVALIIGLLVRPAAVVLAVTMLVAIFTVHFANGFFMSNNGYEFALALLAISVALVFEGAGKLSVDGKIAR
- a CDS encoding transglycosylase SLT domain-containing protein, giving the protein MSRLLLILCLLAALPFSVSARVAGPPEVGSQVRSARDLPTIRSSGELRVLVNQSRNSSGAVKGQSIGVEYHRLRAFEQYLNRNSRDGRSLKLKIIPKAKDQLLGALQRGEGDLVAPGELLNVRTGHDVSASMAIRREVPLVLVSKQGNRHYRSLEQLAGRSLSLPTGSAVGEALRRINQQLADRKLPPIVVEWVDPSLAVEDVLEMVQAGIFERTAVELPIAERWAKVMPKLRVDKHLVLARDGDMKWFVRPDAPMLRASIDRFFSGYQAPADQDAAFQRVYRRQYRVHSPLGRTERQRLERVRPVLQQHAEQQGFDWLLLAALAFKESTLNPSARGASGATGLMQITPAAARSVGVSNIQNLDGNVQASSKYLAMIRRNFFNSPQLNERERMAFVLAGYNLGPQRVQSLRAEARRRGLNPNQWFFQVERVAMEQMGMGVVSYVNAVNKYYLAYDRERYLLEPQRQRLTAN
- a CDS encoding acyl-CoA dehydrogenase, translated to MDFAYSPKVQELRERVTAFMEAYVYPAEAVFEQQVAEGDRWQPTAIMEELKSKAKAEGLWNLFLPESDYGAGLTNTEYAPLAEIMGRSLIGPEPFNCAAPDTGNMEVLVRYGNEAQKQQWLEPLLSGEIRSAFAMTEPGVASSDATNMQANARREGDEWVINGRKWWTSGACDPRCKVMIFMGLTNPDAPRHQQHSMILVPMDAPGVTVLRPLPVFGYDDAPHGHAEVLFENVRVPYENVLLGEGRGFEIAQGRLGPGRIHHCMRSIGMAERALELMCKRAVSRTAFGKPLARLGGNIDHIANSRMEINQARLLTLNAAYMMDTVGNKIAASEIAQIKVVAPNVALKVIDRAIQMHGGAGVSNDFPLAYWYAMQRTLRLADGPDEVHRAAIGKYEIGKYVPRDVMKASR
- a CDS encoding LysR family transcriptional regulator; protein product: MNLTKVDLNLFIVFDAIYTEANLTRAGQIVGITQPAVSNALARLRETFNDPLFVRTAQGMVPTPMAQNIIGPVRNALQLLRVSVQESRTFNPLQANKTYRISMTDLSEQILLPPLFQRLRRLAPSVCIESFLAKRRETTKELAAGRLDFAVDAPLNTDPQVRHVKLLDDRYVCAMRPGHPLAKDKISLDEYLSLTHIHISSRRSGLGYVDLALGKMGIQRKIALRSQHYLMASSVMLQTDMVITVPERFARRHHLHHVTLPVGDVPALETHLYWHESNDQDPANRWMREQMIELAQQVTAQEKKAEQAATT